A genomic region of Chitinimonas arctica contains the following coding sequences:
- a CDS encoding putative baseplate assembly protein, whose amino-acid sequence MSDCCERDARRQAVRQRQDLNGLDYLEVAGDQLSLQVYFLGKLPPQLSEKIVGEVPWLRIEGGRRVTGIRVVAVEPTIDPDPERDDFLTVFLDRYGDFSTYTLRLLGVERIDPRYDRLAFSFKIDCPTDLDCRQAPSCVEALPVEPDLNYLAKDYQSFRQLILDRWAVLMPQWREHHAADVGMALVELLAYVGDHLSYYQDAVGTEAYLDTARQRISVRRHARLVDYRLHEGCNARAWVAIESAVDFPLAAGTAFVTSLQDARANGKAIIDSELLASLPAADHELFEAMAPATIYASHSEIHFHGWGQRACCLEQGSTSATLLDAWPVDPAPNEPPALGGGERALRLKPGDVLVLEEVIGPGTGLAEDADPARRHAVRLIRVTPVQDEVLLDKHGRPTPCLDVEWSIADALPFSFCLSAIGPAPDCAYLEKVTVARGNIVLVDHGRTTPSQGQEGLGTVPAAGSSASCRCAGLPGEVRVAAGPYQPTLARGPLVFSQPLPDDDPVGGIWQAAASRLDQDVRQALPQIWLSSSRAGQGEQAWQPRYDLLASGPDDLHFVVEMDNAAIAHLRFGDGELGSAPVAGDGFQARYRVGGGTAGNVGAEAIRHLLLDGFSAGDGLRIRNPLPARGGKPAEPLAEAKLYAPRQFRKWIERAVTAADYQTLAERMGGIQRAAAKLAWTGSWYEAQLAIDPLGSEILAPLQREAIAAGLAPYRRIGHDLAVVQARYVPLYLKLHVCALPHMERAAVKAALLTVFGKKTLPGGKRGFFHPDQLSFGAGITVSSIVAAAQAVPGVQCASVTALRRQFEAANREIEQGILPLGNGEIAQLDNDPSFPEHGVLDIVVDGGR is encoded by the coding sequence ATGAGCGACTGTTGCGAACGGGACGCGCGCCGGCAAGCGGTGCGGCAGCGGCAAGACCTTAACGGACTCGATTACCTCGAGGTGGCCGGCGACCAGCTATCGCTGCAGGTCTATTTTCTCGGCAAGCTGCCGCCGCAGCTGAGCGAGAAGATCGTCGGCGAGGTGCCGTGGCTGCGTATCGAAGGCGGTCGCCGGGTGACCGGCATACGCGTCGTGGCCGTGGAGCCCACCATCGACCCCGACCCCGAGCGCGATGATTTCCTGACGGTGTTTCTGGACCGCTATGGCGATTTCTCGACTTACACCCTGCGGTTGCTTGGCGTGGAGCGGATCGATCCGCGCTATGACCGGTTGGCTTTCAGTTTCAAGATCGACTGCCCCACCGACCTGGATTGCCGGCAAGCCCCCAGCTGCGTGGAGGCGCTCCCCGTCGAGCCCGACCTGAATTACCTGGCCAAGGATTACCAGAGCTTCCGGCAATTGATCCTGGATCGCTGGGCGGTGCTGATGCCGCAATGGCGAGAGCACCATGCGGCCGACGTGGGCATGGCGCTGGTGGAGCTGCTGGCCTATGTCGGCGACCACCTCAGCTACTACCAGGATGCGGTCGGTACCGAGGCCTATCTGGATACCGCACGGCAGCGTATTTCGGTGCGGCGGCACGCCAGGCTGGTCGACTACCGCCTGCACGAGGGATGCAATGCGCGCGCCTGGGTGGCGATAGAAAGCGCCGTGGATTTCCCGCTTGCGGCCGGCACGGCCTTTGTCACCAGCCTGCAAGATGCCCGTGCCAACGGTAAAGCCATTATCGATAGCGAATTGCTGGCCAGCCTGCCTGCCGCCGACCATGAGCTATTCGAAGCCATGGCGCCGGCCACGATATACGCCTCCCACAGCGAGATCCATTTCCATGGCTGGGGGCAGCGCGCTTGCTGCCTGGAGCAGGGCAGCACCTCGGCGACCTTGCTGGATGCCTGGCCGGTCGATCCGGCCCCGAACGAGCCCCCCGCGCTCGGTGGCGGCGAACGTGCGCTCCGGCTGAAACCAGGCGATGTGCTGGTCCTGGAAGAGGTCATCGGCCCGGGGACCGGCCTGGCCGAAGACGCCGATCCGGCCAGGCGCCACGCGGTGCGCCTGATCCGCGTGACACCGGTTCAGGATGAAGTGCTGCTGGACAAGCACGGTCGCCCGACGCCCTGTCTCGACGTCGAGTGGTCGATCGCCGATGCGCTGCCATTCAGCTTCTGCCTATCGGCCATCGGCCCGGCGCCCGACTGCGCCTATCTGGAGAAGGTCACGGTCGCGCGCGGCAATATCGTCTTGGTCGACCATGGCCGGACCACGCCATCCCAAGGCCAGGAAGGGCTAGGAACGGTACCGGCAGCCGGCAGCTCGGCGAGCTGCCGCTGTGCCGGCCTGCCCGGCGAAGTCCGCGTCGCGGCCGGCCCCTACCAGCCCACCCTGGCCCGTGGGCCGCTGGTTTTCAGCCAGCCGCTGCCCGATGACGATCCAGTCGGTGGAATCTGGCAGGCAGCGGCAAGCCGCCTGGACCAGGACGTACGCCAGGCGCTGCCGCAGATCTGGCTATCCAGCAGCAGGGCGGGGCAGGGCGAGCAAGCATGGCAGCCTCGGTACGATCTGCTGGCAAGCGGACCGGACGACCTTCATTTCGTGGTGGAGATGGATAACGCTGCGATCGCCCATCTACGGTTCGGTGACGGCGAACTGGGCAGCGCACCCGTGGCGGGCGACGGATTCCAGGCGCGATATCGGGTCGGGGGTGGCACGGCCGGCAATGTAGGCGCCGAGGCGATCCGCCATTTATTGCTGGATGGTTTTTCAGCGGGGGATGGCCTGCGTATTCGCAACCCGCTGCCGGCCAGGGGCGGGAAGCCGGCCGAGCCGCTGGCGGAAGCCAAGCTCTATGCCCCTCGGCAGTTCCGCAAGTGGATCGAACGTGCCGTCACGGCGGCCGATTACCAGACGCTGGCCGAGCGCATGGGCGGCATCCAGCGTGCAGCGGCCAAGCTGGCGTGGACCGGTAGTTGGTACGAAGCCCAGCTTGCGATCGATCCTTTGGGTAGCGAGATACTGGCACCACTGCAAAGAGAGGCCATCGCGGCGGGCCTGGCGCCGTATCGCCGCATCGGCCATGACCTGGCGGTCGTCCAGGCACGCTATGTCCCGCTGTATTTGAAGTTGCATGTCTGCGCCTTGCCCCATATGGAACGCGCTGCCGTCAAAGCGGCATTGCTGACGGTCTTCGGCAAGAAAACGCTGCCCGGCGGCAAGCGAGGCTTCTTCCATCCCGACCAGCTGAGCTTCGGCGCAGGCATCACGGTCAGCAGCATCGTGGCGGCCGCGCAGGCGGTGCCGGGGGTGCAATGCGCCAGCGTGACGGCTTTGCGACGGCAATTCGAAGCGGCCAATCGGGAAATCGAGCAGGGCATCCTGCCGCTGGGCAACGGCGAAATCGCGCAATTGGACAATGACCCCAGCTTCCCGGAGCACGGTGTGCTGGATATTGTCGTGGATGGAGGACGCTGA
- a CDS encoding GPW/gp25 family protein produces MHIDFPLHFNGRGCTATTDEAGHIRDMIEQLLFTQPGERVNRPDFGCGLLQLVFAPNSPELAAVVQLTVQAAMVRWLGDVVEVRDLQVQADEASLSVDLDYLIRASGQAQNARFQRQI; encoded by the coding sequence ATGCATATCGACTTCCCGCTGCACTTCAATGGCCGTGGCTGTACCGCCACCACCGATGAGGCCGGCCACATCCGCGACATGATCGAGCAACTGCTGTTCACCCAGCCCGGTGAGCGGGTCAATCGCCCCGACTTCGGCTGCGGCTTGCTGCAGCTGGTGTTCGCGCCCAATAGCCCCGAGTTGGCGGCGGTGGTGCAGCTTACCGTGCAAGCCGCCATGGTGCGCTGGCTGGGCGACGTGGTCGAAGTGCGCGATCTGCAGGTGCAGGCCGACGAGGCGAGCTTGAGCGTGGATCTCGACTACCTTATCCGCGCGAGCGGCCAGGCACAAAACGCACGCTTCCAACGGCAAATCTGA
- a CDS encoding phage baseplate assembly protein V → MSDSPAARRFYGKYRGTVLINVDPERRGRMICMVPDVLGLLPSNWCEACAPLAGPTGPPMGVYLVPPIGAGVWVEFEQGDPGYPIWTGCRFGAPSDVPPLATLGNPADPNIVLQTLLQHSISLSDMPPSPITGGIMLKSTTGAMIVVNDSGIYLSNGKGATITLIGPAITMNNGALTVI, encoded by the coding sequence ATGAGCGATTCCCCAGCTGCCAGGCGCTTCTACGGCAAATATAGAGGCACGGTACTGATCAATGTCGATCCGGAGCGACGCGGCCGCATGATCTGCATGGTGCCGGACGTACTCGGCCTGCTGCCATCCAATTGGTGCGAGGCCTGCGCACCGCTGGCCGGACCGACCGGGCCACCCATGGGGGTGTACCTGGTGCCGCCCATCGGCGCCGGGGTGTGGGTGGAGTTCGAACAAGGCGATCCTGGCTACCCGATCTGGACCGGCTGCCGCTTCGGCGCGCCGTCCGATGTCCCGCCCCTGGCCACGCTGGGCAATCCGGCCGATCCGAATATCGTGCTGCAGACATTGCTGCAGCATTCGATCTCGCTCAGCGATATGCCGCCCAGCCCCATCACCGGCGGGATCATGCTGAAAAGCACCACCGGCGCCATGATCGTGGTCAACGACTCGGGCATCTATTTATCCAACGGCAAGGGCGCGACCATCACCCTGATCGGCCCGGCCATCACCATGAATAACGGTGCCTTGACGGTGATTTGA
- a CDS encoding LysM peptidoglycan-binding domain-containing protein → MATQYNFPPTSRYYGIETSSLRLADGRQVVYLRRRFIPQPERFADWQRHEVQQGDRLDNLASAYLGDPEACWRLADANRAMRPAELTERIGRILRITLPEGIPGASNA, encoded by the coding sequence ATGGCGACTCAGTACAACTTCCCTCCCACCAGCCGTTATTACGGTATAGAGACCAGCAGCCTGCGGCTGGCCGACGGTCGCCAGGTGGTCTACCTGCGGCGCCGCTTCATACCCCAGCCGGAACGCTTTGCCGACTGGCAGCGGCATGAGGTGCAGCAGGGCGATAGGCTGGATAACCTGGCCTCGGCTTACCTGGGCGATCCGGAAGCCTGCTGGCGCCTGGCGGATGCCAATCGGGCCATGCGGCCGGCCGAACTGACCGAACGCATTGGACGCATCCTGCGCATTACCTTGCCCGAGGGTATCCCTGGAGCATCGAATGCTTAA
- a CDS encoding eCIS core domain-containing protein, translating to MSDQQSAQTAAKVPPAKPAATGVLQRKCECGNHTTAGGECEACGKKKQRKGTGGSSDDPLELEADRSADRILAGTKPGRISSIHQQLQRQAADAAGPPDLGRLAVGAGRPLEATIRRDMERSFGHDFSQVRVHTDGEADRQTRQERALAFTIGDDIYFRQGAFTPHMPSGRWLLAHELTHVVQQAQGAPTAQAFDASARRDHDALEREADLGADRAVRGKAAGVKLRAPQMLMAFPMCRSILDAREEQVIAESTVQRDLATRLATAGPVERELPIPDSSFRPYIDSYYRRPRQARSVIYGGVGRAGRAGVGSADLAMLNGTELEVIEVKRGSWTLITDAELQLENYVQKGNENLLFLEERWGMRRRGPPPVITSVRPMPTSRLNIPSPIRLGPGNTPTSVSWCRDGLIAFKAIGGQDTNIYVCGSTLRSPESFIDPLVSGAELLVDRFIDGHLVPAIDQAIQSTSIRQALERLLAEPAIGGQLQGLLGPAAGLVDLLGSAGPLIDQLDGLLQGQADRAVRIAIETMKDRVIAEVRRTVKRQLRQILQNILTALCVGAAQVTAQEVMRELERRMNGLVGEAIPVAVAAMVGAVVAQAAAAAGEALLEVLKYLAIAVGVVIAAIALWEVAAVIAAGATLAEIGTAIAAFFTSLARTLGPLLFA from the coding sequence ATGAGCGACCAGCAAAGCGCACAGACCGCGGCCAAGGTACCGCCGGCCAAGCCGGCGGCGACAGGCGTGCTGCAGCGCAAGTGCGAATGCGGCAACCACACCACGGCTGGCGGCGAGTGCGAGGCTTGCGGCAAGAAGAAGCAGCGCAAGGGCACCGGTGGCAGCAGTGACGATCCCTTGGAACTTGAGGCCGACCGCTCGGCCGATCGCATCCTGGCCGGGACCAAGCCGGGACGGATCAGCTCGATCCACCAACAGCTACAGCGCCAAGCGGCCGATGCCGCCGGCCCGCCGGACCTGGGGCGGCTAGCCGTCGGCGCGGGCAGACCGCTGGAAGCCACCATCCGTCGCGATATGGAACGCAGTTTCGGCCACGATTTCTCCCAGGTCAGGGTGCATACCGATGGCGAGGCGGACCGGCAGACTCGGCAGGAGAGGGCGCTGGCCTTCACCATCGGGGACGATATCTATTTCCGCCAAGGCGCGTTTACGCCGCATATGCCCAGCGGCCGCTGGCTGTTGGCGCATGAGCTGACCCATGTGGTGCAGCAGGCACAAGGCGCCCCGACTGCGCAGGCCTTCGATGCCTCGGCGCGGCGGGACCACGATGCACTGGAACGCGAAGCAGATCTGGGCGCCGATCGCGCGGTGCGCGGCAAGGCGGCTGGGGTCAAGCTACGTGCGCCCCAGATGCTGATGGCTTTTCCCATGTGCCGTTCCATCCTGGATGCCCGCGAAGAACAGGTCATCGCCGAATCGACCGTGCAAAGGGATCTGGCCACCCGGCTGGCCACGGCGGGCCCGGTCGAACGCGAGCTGCCGATTCCCGACAGTAGCTTTAGACCCTACATCGACTCCTACTACCGCCGTCCCAGACAGGCCCGTTCGGTTATATATGGCGGTGTGGGACGGGCCGGCCGAGCCGGGGTCGGCTCGGCGGACTTGGCTATGCTGAATGGTACGGAATTGGAAGTGATCGAGGTCAAACGAGGGTCGTGGACGCTGATCACCGATGCGGAACTGCAACTTGAGAACTATGTCCAGAAGGGCAATGAGAACTTGCTCTTCCTGGAAGAGCGCTGGGGCATGCGGCGGCGTGGCCCTCCTCCGGTCATCACTTCGGTCCGGCCGATGCCGACGTCGCGGCTGAATATCCCTTCACCCATACGGCTAGGCCCGGGCAATACACCCACTTCGGTGTCCTGGTGCCGCGACGGGCTGATTGCCTTCAAGGCCATCGGCGGGCAGGACACCAATATCTACGTCTGCGGCTCCACCCTGCGCAGCCCGGAAAGCTTTATTGATCCGCTGGTCTCCGGGGCGGAGTTGCTGGTCGATCGGTTTATCGATGGCCATCTGGTGCCGGCCATCGACCAGGCCATCCAATCCACCTCCATCCGCCAGGCACTGGAACGCCTATTGGCCGAGCCGGCGATCGGCGGCCAGCTGCAAGGCCTGCTGGGCCCCGCGGCCGGACTGGTCGACCTGCTCGGCAGCGCCGGGCCCCTGATAGACCAGTTAGACGGGCTGTTACAGGGCCAGGCGGACCGGGCGGTGCGTATTGCCATCGAGACGATGAAGGATCGGGTGATCGCCGAGGTAAGGCGTACCGTCAAGCGCCAACTTCGGCAAATTTTGCAAAATATCTTGACCGCGCTTTGCGTCGGGGCGGCCCAGGTCACCGCGCAAGAAGTCATGCGTGAACTGGAGCGCCGTATGAACGGGCTGGTCGGGGAGGCGATTCCCGTGGCCGTGGCTGCCATGGTCGGCGCGGTGGTCGCGCAGGCCGCCGCCGCAGCCGGCGAGGCACTGCTTGAGGTACTCAAGTATCTGGCCATCGCCGTGGGCGTGGTGATCGCGGCCATCGCCTTGTGGGAGGTCGCGGCCGTGATCGCGGCCGGTGCCACCTTGGCGGAGATCGGTACCGCCATCGCTGCGTTTTTCACCTCGCTGGCCCGCACCCTGGGGCCGCTGCTGTTTGCATGA
- a CDS encoding eCIS core domain-containing protein, with product MSDGHMKATLESRGKQEGATLSRPPVPDNVPQIAPPVVGEVIHGAGTPLAEEIRRPYEMQLGRDFSGVRIHGDAKAAESADAVAARAYTVGQDVVFNHGQFRPDSREGQRLLAHELTHVGQQASDDRPSTIPLDESRAHEADARSSEQAEVRPPVGASIGASVLQRTPAAPSWKGATAVYDRAQVGITPIADINLAGGAKVATQTIKPNISATGANHQSWELYDANDKLADGFSTVPGRPGALTAQFELSEQNVKGQLGHGRCTLRCVARKDGSPLAYADQTFFVNTSNIVAVMDRPALAKIGAAPASHSLGEVGAAKARDAMLEHQAAIASGGVGTLQGNKCSTITPGVAQSDCTQYVYDILKYAFGAKGDGATWKAVATEASKLSGSGGLRGTALQTALETKAGWKGVFWAPSPRNPEDGTSEHPSAYKRVREKGLYTKDDVAVEKTKSIIDYRPKSTTKAPTFSALDQLKKVPLGVISARGGTHMTLLINGQVYEVHWEMPATNPNVIQATPLEKWQWQSGAIVMPAADFAAAFP from the coding sequence ATGAGTGACGGTCATATGAAAGCCACGCTGGAAAGCCGTGGCAAGCAGGAGGGCGCCACCCTGTCGCGCCCACCGGTGCCGGACAATGTGCCGCAAATTGCGCCGCCGGTGGTCGGCGAGGTTATCCATGGCGCCGGGACACCCTTGGCCGAGGAAATCCGCCGCCCTTATGAAATGCAGCTGGGGCGGGACTTCAGCGGAGTTCGCATCCATGGCGATGCCAAGGCGGCGGAATCGGCCGATGCGGTGGCCGCGCGTGCCTACACCGTGGGCCAGGACGTGGTATTCAACCATGGCCAGTTCAGGCCGGACAGCCGCGAAGGACAGCGGCTGCTGGCGCATGAATTGACCCACGTGGGCCAGCAGGCCAGCGACGACCGGCCCAGTACCATCCCCCTCGATGAGAGCCGTGCCCACGAAGCGGATGCGCGCAGCAGCGAGCAAGCGGAGGTGCGTCCGCCCGTCGGCGCCAGCATCGGCGCGAGCGTCCTGCAGCGCACGCCTGCCGCGCCCAGCTGGAAGGGCGCCACCGCGGTCTATGACCGGGCCCAGGTCGGCATCACCCCCATCGCCGACATCAATCTGGCCGGCGGCGCCAAGGTCGCCACCCAAACGATCAAGCCGAATATCAGCGCCACCGGGGCGAACCATCAAAGCTGGGAGCTCTATGATGCCAACGACAAGCTGGCCGATGGTTTCAGTACCGTGCCGGGCCGCCCCGGCGCCTTGACCGCGCAATTCGAACTGTCGGAACAGAACGTCAAGGGCCAGCTCGGCCACGGCCGTTGCACCCTGCGCTGCGTGGCCCGCAAGGATGGCTCGCCGCTGGCCTACGCGGACCAGACCTTCTTCGTCAATACCAGCAATATCGTGGCGGTCATGGATAGGCCCGCCCTGGCCAAGATCGGCGCGGCGCCCGCCAGCCACAGCCTGGGCGAAGTAGGCGCAGCCAAGGCACGGGATGCCATGCTGGAACACCAGGCCGCCATCGCGAGCGGCGGGGTCGGCACCTTGCAGGGCAACAAGTGCAGCACCATCACCCCGGGCGTCGCGCAGTCCGACTGCACGCAGTATGTCTACGACATCCTCAAGTATGCGTTTGGCGCCAAGGGCGACGGCGCAACCTGGAAGGCGGTGGCGACCGAGGCAAGCAAACTCAGCGGTAGCGGCGGCCTGCGCGGTACCGCCCTGCAGACCGCGCTGGAAACCAAGGCCGGCTGGAAAGGCGTGTTCTGGGCGCCCAGTCCGCGCAATCCCGAGGATGGCACTTCCGAGCATCCCTCGGCCTATAAGCGGGTCCGGGAAAAAGGCTTGTATACCAAGGATGACGTCGCGGTCGAGAAGACCAAGTCCATCATCGACTACCGGCCGAAATCCACCACCAAGGCGCCCACCTTCAGCGCCCTGGACCAGCTGAAGAAGGTCCCTTTGGGGGTGATTTCCGCTCGGGGCGGTACCCATATGACCTTGCTGATCAATGGCCAGGTCTATGAGGTGCATTGGGAAATGCCGGCTACCAATCCGAACGTGATCCAGGCGACCCCGCTGGAAAAATGGCAGTGGCAATCCGGCGCCATCGTGATGCCGGCGGCCGACTTCGCGGCGGCCTTCCCGTGA
- a CDS encoding ATP-binding protein — protein sequence MSDTGWLDANNRYLAASLQWLRLTLTALVPGDVGDAPPVGTVGPTPGLLDWFKGGKSNGAPVGQVALPAPSSANLLEQVSAAREAAARCEPLPALLQLADRMGLSDFERDTLLLCVAAELDPSQAALCAAIPGCRGYPSFALAMQAFSDPAWEALSPHRPLRYLRLLEINQPGTTPLTAAGLRADERIVNCIKGLNVLDERLGLLLGAPLADSGSLSASQSQVASEIAAQLHLGAAAGRVPVVLLLGVDDGSKAAVADQVAAGLQRRLYRLSLADIPTARTELETFARLWQRETMLLGVAIHIDAGEWESAGHEQASALQWLLTRDLGLVFVSVRERPAWPLANSYGTTVSKPTPAEQRDAWLDVLAERDAAGDHAETAALLAGQFCLSLRDIDQVAGLAEQTAGPLPPQLWRQCCELARPRLDLLAQRLEPKADWDDLVLPAEASSLLKQIVTQVHGRYRVYQDWGYAQKMTRGLGISALFAGESGTGKTMAAEVLANALQLALYRIDLSAIVSKYIGETEKNLRKLFDAAEQGGAILFFDEADALFGKRSEVKDSHDRYANIEVNYLLQRMESFSGIAILATNMKSALDAAFMRRLRFIVNFPFPGLPERKLMWQKALAPTVPSEGLDFERLARFNLSGGNIQSIALNAAFAAAVEAGAVSMPLLLSATRTELRKLDKQINESEFRAIQSGGRS from the coding sequence ATGAGCGATACCGGCTGGCTAGACGCCAATAACCGCTACCTGGCCGCCTCGCTGCAATGGTTGCGGTTGACCTTGACCGCGCTGGTTCCCGGCGACGTCGGCGATGCGCCGCCGGTCGGCACGGTTGGCCCCACGCCAGGCTTGCTGGATTGGTTCAAGGGCGGCAAATCGAATGGCGCGCCGGTAGGGCAGGTCGCGCTGCCGGCGCCGAGCAGCGCCAATCTGCTGGAGCAGGTGAGTGCCGCGCGTGAGGCGGCCGCGCGGTGCGAGCCGTTGCCGGCCTTGCTGCAACTGGCCGATCGGATGGGATTGTCCGATTTCGAGCGCGATACCTTGCTGCTGTGCGTGGCCGCCGAATTGGATCCCAGCCAAGCCGCGCTCTGCGCGGCGATTCCAGGCTGCCGCGGCTACCCGAGCTTTGCCCTGGCCATGCAAGCCTTCAGCGACCCTGCCTGGGAGGCGCTGTCGCCCCACCGTCCCTTGCGCTACCTGCGCCTGTTGGAGATCAATCAACCCGGCACCACGCCCCTGACCGCGGCAGGGCTGCGCGCGGACGAGCGCATCGTCAATTGCATCAAGGGACTGAATGTACTGGACGAGCGTCTTGGCCTGCTGCTGGGCGCGCCGCTGGCCGACTCCGGCAGCCTGTCCGCCTCGCAAAGCCAGGTGGCGAGCGAGATCGCCGCCCAGTTGCATCTGGGGGCAGCCGCCGGACGGGTACCCGTGGTATTGCTGCTAGGCGTGGACGACGGTAGCAAGGCCGCCGTGGCCGACCAGGTTGCGGCAGGCCTGCAGCGCCGCCTCTATCGATTGAGCCTGGCGGATATCCCGACCGCGCGTACCGAGCTGGAGACCTTCGCCCGTCTTTGGCAGCGCGAAACCATGCTGCTGGGCGTGGCGATTCATATCGATGCCGGCGAGTGGGAGAGTGCCGGGCATGAACAGGCCAGCGCCTTGCAGTGGCTATTGACGCGCGACCTGGGCCTGGTGTTCGTCAGCGTGCGCGAACGGCCGGCATGGCCGCTGGCCAATAGCTACGGCACCACCGTGTCCAAGCCGACCCCGGCGGAGCAGCGCGATGCCTGGCTGGACGTGTTGGCGGAACGGGATGCCGCCGGCGACCATGCCGAGACCGCCGCCCTGCTGGCCGGCCAGTTTTGTTTAAGCCTGCGCGATATCGACCAGGTTGCCGGGCTGGCCGAGCAAACGGCGGGACCGCTGCCGCCGCAGCTTTGGCGGCAATGCTGCGAACTGGCCCGCCCCCGCCTCGACCTGTTGGCGCAGCGGCTGGAGCCCAAGGCGGATTGGGATGACCTGGTCCTGCCGGCGGAGGCAAGCAGCCTGCTCAAGCAGATCGTCACCCAGGTGCATGGCCGCTACCGGGTTTACCAGGACTGGGGTTATGCGCAAAAGATGACGCGAGGGCTGGGCATCAGCGCGCTGTTTGCCGGTGAGAGCGGTACCGGCAAGACCATGGCGGCTGAAGTATTGGCCAATGCGCTGCAACTGGCCTTATACCGTATCGACCTGTCGGCCATCGTCAGCAAATACATCGGCGAGACCGAGAAAAACCTGCGCAAGCTGTTCGACGCGGCCGAACAGGGCGGCGCCATCCTGTTCTTCGACGAGGCGGATGCACTGTTCGGCAAGCGCAGCGAGGTCAAGGACAGCCACGACCGCTACGCCAATATCGAAGTCAACTATCTGCTGCAGCGCATGGAGAGCTTTTCCGGCATCGCCATCCTGGCCACGAATATGAAAAGCGCCCTGGATGCCGCCTTTATGCGGCGCCTGCGTTTTATCGTCAATTTCCCTTTCCCCGGCCTGCCGGAGCGCAAATTGATGTGGCAGAAGGCGTTGGCGCCGACCGTGCCCAGTGAGGGCTTGGACTTCGAGCGCCTGGCACGTTTCAACCTGTCCGGCGGCAATATCCAGAGCATCGCCCTGAATGCCGCCTTCGCCGCGGCAGTCGAAGCCGGCGCGGTCAGTATGCCGCTGCTGCTGTCGGCCACCCGCACCGAACTGCGTAAGCTGGACAAGCAGATCAATGAGTCGGAATTCCGGGCCATACAGAGCGGGGGGCGGTCGTGA
- a CDS encoding DUF4255 domain-containing protein: MSGPLAIAAVTVALKDLLNNGLINHDLAAIGSYTVSASPPDRIASGSDEPNQLNLFLYQVSPNLGWRNAGLPGRDSLGGRVGYPPLALDLHYLLSAHGSQDMNAEILLGFAMQLLHENPVLTREQLRIALDAPSPVDGIAVPGVFGSLSAVDLADQVEMVKISPLYLNPDELSKLWTAMQARYRLSMAYTVSVVLIQATGAAHAPLPVLKRGQDDRGPAAIATPYPALSMARSALADALPAVRLGDGIVILGSHLQASPDVAAVLENIQAGQALILPVSAGPREGSLLVQLPSLAERPQAIHEWASGILSLSLRVSQASLPIFRSNTVPIALAPIVALAAPASPAVCNPGDIVQLDCVPRLQARQLPACSLLFGSRTLVPTLLDTPLDPLAPTAVSFEVPNVPAGEYLLRLRVDGIDSLPVTVDPQSGRLDFDSALKVTVP, translated from the coding sequence ATGAGCGGACCCCTCGCCATTGCGGCCGTCACCGTCGCGCTCAAGGACCTGCTCAACAATGGCTTGATCAACCACGACCTGGCCGCGATAGGCAGCTATACCGTGTCGGCTTCGCCACCGGACCGGATTGCTTCCGGCAGCGACGAACCCAACCAGCTCAATCTATTTCTCTACCAGGTCTCGCCCAATCTCGGCTGGCGCAATGCGGGGCTGCCGGGGCGGGACAGCCTGGGCGGCCGGGTCGGCTATCCGCCGCTGGCACTGGACCTGCACTATCTGCTCAGCGCGCACGGCAGCCAGGATATGAACGCCGAAATCCTGCTGGGCTTTGCCATGCAGTTGCTGCACGAAAACCCGGTACTGACCCGCGAACAACTGCGGATCGCCCTGGATGCGCCATCGCCGGTCGATGGCATCGCCGTTCCCGGCGTATTCGGTTCGCTGTCCGCCGTGGACCTGGCCGACCAGGTGGAAATGGTCAAGATCTCGCCGCTTTATCTCAACCCGGACGAGTTGTCGAAGCTATGGACCGCCATGCAGGCCCGCTATCGGCTAAGCATGGCCTATACCGTGTCGGTGGTCCTGATCCAGGCTACCGGCGCCGCCCACGCCCCGCTGCCGGTGCTCAAGCGCGGCCAGGACGACCGGGGGCCGGCCGCCATCGCCACGCCGTACCCGGCGCTCTCCATGGCCAGATCGGCCTTGGCCGATGCCTTGCCGGCGGTGCGCTTGGGCGACGGCATCGTGATCCTGGGCAGCCACTTGCAAGCGTCGCCCGATGTGGCCGCCGTTTTGGAAAACATCCAGGCCGGCCAGGCGCTGATCCTGCCGGTAAGCGCCGGACCACGTGAAGGATCGCTGTTGGTACAGCTGCCCAGCCTGGCCGAGCGGCCGCAGGCCATTCATGAGTGGGCCAGCGGCATCCTGAGCCTGTCGCTGCGGGTCAGCCAGGCCTCGCTGCCGATTTTCCGCTCGAATACCGTCCCCATCGCCCTGGCGCCCATCGTGGCGTTGGCGGCGCCGGCCAGTCCCGCGGTGTGCAATCCAGGCGATATCGTGCAGCTCGATTGCGTACCTCGGTTGCAAGCGCGGCAATTACCCGCTTGCTCGCTGCTATTCGGTTCACGGACGCTGGTTCCAACCCTGCTCGATACCCCGCTTGATCCGCTCGCGCCAACGGCGGTGTCGTTCGAAGTGCCGAATGTGCCGGCCGGCGAGTATTTGCTGAGATTGCGGGTGGACGGCATAGACAGCCTGCCGGTCACGGTCGATCCGCAGAGCGGCCGCCTGGATTTCGATTCCGCGTTAAAGGTGACCGTGCCATGA